From one Agathobaculum sp. NTUH-O15-33 genomic stretch:
- the rsxC gene encoding electron transport complex subunit RsxC — protein sequence MVYSFRGGIHPGTHSDPGYKAATNTKPIEKLALPEKVILPVSMHIGAPAKPIVSVGDIVDLGQTVAEAGGFVSAPIHATVSGKVTAVAPMLHPSGNKILSIVIENDGEDRLHESVHPYDFTAMTNEERIEHIRKSGIVGHGGATFPTHVKIQSGIGKCDTIIVNGAECEPYITSDHRLLLERPEEVVEGLKMLADLMGVQTAIIAIEENKSDTFPKLQELMASDPRLKLYPLKCKYPQGAEKQLINACTGREVPSGKLPADAGCAVFNVDTTGAVYRCFAQGMPVIRRIVTVSGSAVADPKNLEVRIGTQIEKLIDACGGFKEAPNKLLMGGPMMGVAQYSLEIPVFKGTNAFLAMCGEEDKRVENPQCIRCGKCIGACPMHLLPMYMNVYGKADNLDEAAKCGMMDCIECGSCAYVCPARIPLVAQFRLSKGKIQAQRMAAKAKADAEKAKAEAEKAAEAEKEVRRGKRICMI from the coding sequence ATGGTGTATTCGTTCCGTGGCGGCATTCATCCCGGTACCCACAGCGATCCGGGATACAAGGCCGCGACAAACACCAAGCCGATCGAGAAGCTGGCGTTGCCTGAGAAGGTAATACTTCCGGTTTCTATGCACATCGGCGCTCCGGCGAAGCCGATCGTTTCGGTCGGCGACATCGTGGATTTGGGCCAGACGGTCGCCGAGGCGGGCGGTTTTGTCTCGGCGCCGATCCACGCGACCGTGTCCGGCAAGGTCACGGCAGTAGCTCCCATGCTGCATCCAAGCGGCAACAAGATCCTTTCCATCGTGATCGAAAACGACGGCGAGGACCGGCTCCACGAATCCGTGCATCCGTATGACTTTACGGCAATGACAAACGAGGAGCGCATCGAACATATCCGCAAGAGCGGCATCGTCGGCCACGGCGGCGCGACGTTCCCGACTCACGTCAAAATCCAATCCGGCATCGGCAAGTGCGATACCATCATCGTAAACGGCGCCGAATGCGAACCCTACATCACGTCCGACCACCGTCTGCTGCTCGAGCGCCCCGAAGAGGTCGTCGAAGGCCTGAAAATGCTGGCCGATCTCATGGGCGTGCAGACTGCGATCATCGCGATCGAGGAAAACAAGTCCGATACCTTCCCGAAGCTGCAGGAACTGATGGCATCCGACCCGCGGCTGAAGCTCTACCCCTTAAAGTGTAAATACCCGCAGGGCGCGGAAAAGCAGCTCATCAACGCCTGCACCGGCCGCGAGGTTCCCTCCGGCAAGCTGCCGGCGGACGCGGGCTGCGCCGTGTTCAATGTGGATACCACGGGCGCTGTCTACCGCTGCTTCGCGCAGGGCATGCCGGTCATCCGCCGTATCGTTACGGTTTCCGGCTCCGCCGTGGCGGACCCCAAGAACCTTGAAGTCCGCATCGGCACGCAGATCGAAAAGCTGATCGACGCGTGCGGCGGCTTTAAAGAAGCGCCCAATAAGCTTCTGATGGGCGGCCCGATGATGGGCGTGGCACAGTACTCGCTCGAAATTCCGGTGTTTAAGGGCACAAACGCGTTCCTCGCTATGTGCGGCGAAGAGGATAAGCGCGTGGAAAACCCGCAGTGCATCCGCTGCGGCAAGTGCATCGGCGCTTGCCCGATGCATCTGCTGCCCATGTACATGAACGTGTATGGCAAGGCGGATAATCTGGACGAAGCGGCAAAGTGCGGCATGATGGATTGCATCGAGTGCGGCTCGTGCGCCTATGTGTGCCCCGCGCGCATTCCGCTGGTGGCCCAGTTCCGCCTGTCCAAGGGCAAGATACAGGCGCAGCGCATGGCCGCAAAGGCCAAGGCGGACGCTGAAAAGGCAAAGGCCGAGGCCGAAAAGGCCGCCGAAGCCGAAAAAGAAGTAAGGAGGGGAAAACGAATATGTATGATTTAA
- a CDS encoding FMN-binding protein, translated as MDSSKKEGGIIQLVIVLGLITLVCALLLGVANGVTEPLIQANQEKTRNAAMEEIIPGAHFTDMEVTLAAEDVAAAGVSLPAGRSAAAISGVYKADVDGADAGYCLEVQPKGFGGALTMIVGVNADGTIAGAKVTGHAETPGLGAKSQTDDAWIAQYAGQPADGQLPGYQGRRHDQRHYRRDDHLPCGDRRRQHRRGVCCDFGLRRKPL; from the coding sequence ATGGACAGCAGCAAAAAAGAAGGCGGCATTATCCAGCTCGTCATCGTACTGGGCCTTATCACACTGGTCTGCGCGCTGCTTCTCGGCGTTGCCAACGGCGTGACCGAGCCGCTGATTCAGGCCAATCAGGAAAAGACCCGTAACGCCGCCATGGAAGAGATCATTCCGGGCGCGCATTTCACCGATATGGAAGTGACCCTTGCGGCGGAAGACGTCGCGGCGGCCGGCGTATCGCTGCCGGCGGGCCGCTCGGCGGCAGCCATTTCGGGCGTTTACAAAGCGGACGTGGACGGCGCCGACGCGGGCTACTGCCTTGAAGTACAGCCCAAGGGCTTCGGCGGCGCGCTGACCATGATCGTCGGCGTGAACGCGGACGGCACCATCGCCGGCGCGAAGGTGACCGGCCACGCGGAGACCCCGGGTCTTGGCGCGAAGAGCCAGACCGACGACGCATGGATCGCGCAGTACGCCGGCCAGCCGGCGGACGGCCAGCTTCCAGGTTACCAAGGACGGCGGCACGATCAACGCCATTACCGGCGCGACGATCACCTCCCGTGCGGTGACCGACGGCGTCAACACCGCCGCGGCGTATGCTGCGACTTTGGGTTAAGGAGGAAGCCATTATGA
- a CDS encoding RnfABCDGE type electron transport complex subunit D: MYDLSKVVVTSSPHIKAEDDTRSLMLDVLIALIPALAVAVFTFGPRALVLTIISMVSCGVFEALYCKIVHQPVTVRDLSAMVTGVLIAFNIPVAAPWWMPVFGGLFGIIIVKMLFGGLGKNFMNPALGARAFMMASWPALMTAWVAPKAAVDWIKNVAVTDAISTATPLANMKAGLLPWVQNGANPAPVTGMMDLLLGQSGGVIGETSALALIAGGLYLLYRKVITINIPAAYILTVAVITFLFPMGGQPRLEWMLAQVLSGGLMLGAIFMATDYVTSPVTPKGQVIFGIGCGLLTVFIRYFGGLPEGVSYSILIMNTLVWAIDKATHPRKFGYALEKKKEAQ, translated from the coding sequence ATGTATGATTTAAGTAAAGTCGTCGTCACCTCCTCGCCCCACATCAAGGCGGAGGACGACACCCGCAGCCTGATGCTGGACGTGCTGATCGCGCTGATCCCGGCGCTGGCCGTCGCGGTGTTCACCTTCGGGCCCCGCGCGCTCGTGCTCACCATCATTTCGATGGTGTCCTGCGGCGTGTTTGAGGCGCTCTACTGCAAAATAGTGCATCAGCCCGTCACCGTGCGCGATTTGTCCGCCATGGTCACCGGCGTGCTGATCGCCTTCAACATCCCGGTCGCGGCGCCCTGGTGGATGCCCGTGTTCGGCGGCCTGTTCGGCATCATCATCGTGAAGATGCTGTTCGGCGGTCTGGGCAAGAACTTCATGAACCCGGCGCTCGGCGCGCGTGCGTTCATGATGGCTTCCTGGCCGGCGCTGATGACCGCTTGGGTCGCGCCGAAAGCCGCGGTCGACTGGATCAAGAATGTCGCCGTGACCGATGCGATCTCCACCGCCACCCCGCTTGCCAACATGAAGGCCGGCCTGCTGCCGTGGGTGCAGAACGGCGCGAACCCCGCGCCCGTTACCGGCATGATGGACCTGCTGCTCGGCCAGTCCGGCGGCGTCATCGGCGAGACCTCCGCCCTCGCGCTGATCGCGGGCGGCCTGTACTTACTGTACCGCAAGGTCATTACCATCAATATCCCGGCGGCTTACATCCTCACCGTTGCGGTCATTACCTTCCTGTTCCCGATGGGCGGCCAGCCGCGTCTGGAATGGATGCTGGCGCAGGTGCTTTCCGGCGGCTTGATGCTCGGCGCGATCTTTATGGCGACCGATTACGTCACCAGCCCGGTCACCCCCAAGGGTCAGGTCATCTTCGGCATTGGGTGCGGTCTTTTAACCGTGTTCATCCGCTATTTCGGCGGCCTGCCGGAGGGCGTATCGTACTCCATCCTTATCATGAACACGCTGGTGTGGGCGATCGACAAGGCCACCCATCCCCGCAAGTTCGGCTACGCTTTAGAAAAGAAAAAGGAGGCGCAGTAA
- a CDS encoding S-layer homology domain-containing protein, with protein MKNSKWRAWAMCLALFCGLVAPVSAGAVGTGETGTPDNLLHIAAVSGSRGHRTDDGPDKAVDRDRSTYFFANADDAERYLLLDLGKIVSIEQLALFFFHESPAYSILLSDDGAHFEEAVTVTDGKDGKKAERVFSLSSFPPARYVKLLERQGYQINSKPYSFAIYELEVYGADSTTAEAVLERLGAPTLSDDGTMLRLPDSPDPRYQVTLYGCEPRQVIAADGTVSQPLRDTEVSVLYQVSSLADPSDTAKSTRAHTVTVPGAYASGGNQQPNVVPGLREWQGGEGDFCLNGNSALVLSPQDAAALDGTAGQIASFFSDMLNRPIATRVGSPEPGDVLLRLDRALSSLGEEGYTLNSGDVFTISAAAPQGVLYGGVSLVQVLWQDAAHTRFPRGQARDYPRYDVRGGLLDIASAYLTPDELAQLSRYMAWFKLNELHLHINDSSAASGKSAFRLACEDFPLLPAADGFYTKETYQALQTEAKAYGIEVVTEIVGPARGACFANAAELPLDETGAFDISFPEAFNLTARFLQRLTDAYLTGDDPFLQGAYYDVGAGIYGEANGPALAQLADALADRAGAAGKQARVWYMNGIKDMRSAADILLWPDDPAAARTAFQTGRGVIDVRRSLTQLSTGGRNGLPDHFDLAAQVDRYAVEDLAVSAGISPADPQTRGAIFCLWNEQASFGGGYAAVDLFDRMKNAVALIAEKTWCGDGDKQTGARFASRFEKVGARAGNADPGRFVASQTDMLVDLDFASNGADRTENGRDGVAEGGATFDTLEGRPALCLDGTGALTLPVAAIGYPYTARIDIFCDTEMSPDTLLYTGADGSFYWNVEETGCPGYRRGDYTFCFDGANLPAGRWCTLVLTGDRNGTALYIDGKKQGGPMLYDTSMPGVMRLPDCSTFLLPTAYLGKGMTGGIGALTLYNRVLTEQEIAALTPALPPTNVPDTPTEPEQPEPPGPSEPPADPSRPGGGTGSGPSGGIGAAAQETPPAEHTVTLQNGTKRTETTETDGTRRISDLTPSGVRIDTLISPEGATSAAVTVPDGAPPLTVTIPVDSPRSGLVPLAHLPDGGERVIPKSAVSEEGVAFLCHATCSLRIVDQDKTFSDMDGRSWAKDAVTFVAARGLFGGMTETTFWPDGGMSRGMLATVLHRLESCPAAQGDGGFDDLAANRYYSEAAAWAAENELIRGIGPDFAADRPVSREQLVTILHRYAGSPSVAGQSVLPSNAEPSDWALPGVRWAREKGLLTGRPDGSLDLKSPVTRAEAAVMLERLVVQLLAA; from the coding sequence ATGAAAAACTCCAAATGGCGCGCTTGGGCTATGTGCCTAGCGCTTTTTTGTGGCCTTGTCGCGCCGGTCTCCGCCGGCGCTGTCGGCACGGGCGAGACCGGTACGCCGGATAACCTGCTGCATATCGCCGCGGTCAGCGGTTCGAGAGGACACCGGACAGATGACGGTCCGGACAAAGCGGTGGACAGAGACCGATCCACTTATTTTTTTGCTAACGCAGATGATGCGGAGCGCTATTTATTGCTTGATTTAGGAAAGATCGTTTCGATCGAGCAGTTGGCGCTCTTCTTTTTTCATGAATCGCCCGCGTACAGTATCCTGCTCTCGGATGACGGCGCACATTTTGAGGAAGCGGTGACCGTAACGGACGGCAAGGACGGCAAAAAGGCGGAGCGCGTGTTTTCGCTTTCCTCTTTTCCGCCCGCGCGCTATGTCAAGCTGCTGGAACGGCAAGGCTATCAGATCAACAGCAAGCCTTATAGCTTTGCGATCTATGAATTGGAAGTATACGGCGCGGATTCCACCACGGCGGAGGCGGTATTGGAGCGGCTCGGCGCCCCGACCCTGTCGGATGACGGAACGATGCTGCGCCTTCCGGACTCGCCCGACCCGCGCTATCAGGTGACGCTGTACGGCTGCGAGCCCCGTCAGGTGATCGCGGCGGACGGCACGGTCAGTCAGCCGCTCCGCGATACCGAGGTGAGCGTGTTGTATCAGGTGAGCAGCCTTGCCGACCCGTCCGATACGGCCAAATCGACGCGGGCCCATACCGTGACGGTGCCCGGCGCTTATGCGTCTGGCGGCAATCAGCAGCCGAACGTGGTGCCCGGCTTGCGGGAGTGGCAAGGGGGCGAAGGCGATTTCTGCCTGAACGGCAATAGCGCTTTGGTGCTGTCCCCGCAGGATGCCGCGGCGCTTGACGGCACCGCGGGGCAAATTGCGTCCTTTTTTTCGGATATGCTGAATCGTCCCATTGCGACACGCGTGGGATCGCCCGAGCCGGGCGATGTGCTGCTTCGGCTCGACCGTGCGCTTTCGTCGCTCGGTGAGGAAGGCTACACGCTGAACAGCGGCGATGTCTTTACCATATCGGCCGCCGCGCCGCAGGGCGTATTATACGGCGGCGTTTCGCTCGTACAGGTGCTGTGGCAGGATGCGGCGCATACCCGGTTCCCGCGCGGGCAGGCGCGTGATTATCCGCGTTACGATGTGCGCGGCGGTCTGCTCGATATCGCGTCGGCCTATCTTACGCCGGACGAGCTGGCGCAGCTTTCCCGCTATATGGCGTGGTTCAAGCTTAACGAGCTGCACCTTCACATCAACGACAGCAGCGCCGCTTCCGGAAAATCCGCCTTTCGGCTGGCCTGTGAGGACTTTCCCTTACTGCCCGCTGCGGACGGCTTCTACACCAAGGAAACCTATCAGGCGTTGCAGACAGAGGCCAAAGCCTATGGAATCGAAGTGGTGACCGAAATCGTCGGCCCCGCACGCGGCGCGTGCTTTGCAAACGCCGCCGAACTGCCCTTGGATGAGACCGGCGCGTTCGATATATCTTTTCCCGAAGCCTTTAATCTGACCGCCCGCTTCTTGCAGCGATTGACCGATGCGTATCTGACCGGAGACGACCCTTTTTTGCAGGGCGCGTATTACGACGTCGGCGCGGGGATCTACGGCGAAGCGAACGGACCGGCGCTGGCACAGCTTGCGGATGCGCTGGCAGACCGTGCGGGGGCAGCCGGGAAGCAAGCGCGAGTCTGGTATATGAACGGAATCAAAGATATGCGGTCCGCCGCGGATATCCTGTTGTGGCCGGACGATCCGGCGGCGGCGCGAACCGCGTTTCAAACCGGCCGGGGCGTTATCGACGTTCGCCGCTCCCTGACACAGCTTTCGACCGGCGGAAGAAACGGTTTGCCGGATCATTTCGACCTTGCCGCGCAGGTTGACCGGTATGCGGTCGAAGACCTTGCCGTGTCCGCCGGTATCTCGCCCGCCGATCCGCAAACGCGGGGCGCGATTTTCTGCCTTTGGAACGAACAGGCCTCTTTTGGCGGCGGCTATGCAGCCGTCGACCTATTTGACCGGATGAAAAACGCCGTGGCGCTGATCGCGGAAAAAACATGGTGCGGCGATGGGGACAAACAGACGGGCGCGCGGTTCGCCAGCCGCTTTGAAAAGGTCGGCGCGCGGGCGGGCAACGCCGATCCGGGCCGTTTCGTCGCCTCTCAAACAGATATGCTGGTTGATCTGGACTTTGCATCGAACGGCGCCGACCGCACGGAGAACGGCCGCGACGGCGTGGCCGAGGGGGGCGCGACGTTTGACACGCTGGAAGGTAGGCCCGCCCTCTGTCTCGATGGAACCGGCGCGTTAACGCTCCCGGTCGCTGCGATCGGTTATCCCTATACCGCCCGCATCGATATATTTTGTGATACGGAAATGTCGCCCGACACCCTGCTTTACACAGGCGCGGACGGCTCTTTTTATTGGAATGTGGAAGAGACGGGCTGTCCCGGCTATCGGCGCGGCGACTACACCTTTTGCTTTGACGGCGCCAACCTGCCCGCCGGTCGCTGGTGCACACTGGTGCTGACCGGCGACCGGAACGGTACGGCCCTTTACATAGACGGTAAAAAGCAGGGCGGCCCCATGCTGTATGACACGTCCATGCCGGGCGTGATGCGCCTGCCGGATTGTTCCACCTTTCTATTGCCAACCGCCTATCTTGGGAAAGGCATGACCGGCGGTATCGGCGCGCTTACCTTATATAATAGAGTTTTGACGGAGCAAGAGATCGCGGCGCTCACCCCAGCCCTGCCGCCGACCAACGTACCGGATACGCCGACCGAGCCCGAGCAACCGGAGCCGCCCGGCCCATCCGAACCTCCGGCCGATCCGAGCCGACCGGGCGGCGGCACCGGGAGCGGCCCGTCCGGCGGTATCGGCGCGGCGGCCCAAGAAACGCCGCCGGCCGAGCATACCGTGACGCTGCAAAACGGTACCAAGCGAACCGAAACCACTGAAACGGACGGCACCCGGCGCATCAGCGACCTTACGCCCTCCGGCGTGCGTATCGATACGCTGATCTCGCCCGAAGGGGCGACGAGCGCGGCCGTTACCGTGCCGGACGGCGCGCCGCCGCTTACCGTGACCATCCCGGTCGATTCGCCGCGTTCCGGGTTGGTGCCGCTGGCGCATCTGCCGGACGGCGGCGAGCGCGTGATTCCAAAATCCGCCGTATCGGAGGAAGGCGTGGCTTTTTTGTGCCACGCGACCTGCTCGCTGCGCATTGTCGATCAAGACAAAACGTTCAGCGATATGGACGGCCGAAGCTGGGCGAAGGACGCGGTCACCTTTGTCGCGGCGCGCGGCCTGTTCGGCGGCATGACGGAAACCACCTTTTGGCCGGACGGCGGTATGAGCCGGGGCATGCTTGCAACCGTGCTGCACCGATTGGAAAGCTGCCCCGCCGCCCAAGGAGACGGCGGATTTGACGATCTGGCCGCAAACCGCTATTATTCCGAGGCCGCCGCATGGGCGGCCGAAAACGAACTGATCCGCGGGATCGGTCCGGATTTTGCGGCAGACCGACCGGTATCGCGCGAACAGCTCGTCACCATCTTGCACCGCTACGCCGGAAGCCCAAGCGTGGCGGGCCAATCCGTCCTTCCCAGTAACGCGGAACCCTCTGATTGGGCGCTTCCCGGGGTGCGGTGGGCGCGGGAGAAGGGGCTGCTCACCGGGCGGCCCGACGGCTCGCTCGATCTAAAAAGCCCGGTTACCCGCGCCGAAGCAGCCGTGATGCTGGAACGGCTGGTTGTCCAGCTGCTCGCCGCGTAA
- the ald gene encoding alanine dehydrogenase has translation MIIGLVKEIKNNEFRVGMTPDCVRAYVEAGHSVVAERGAGLGSGYTDEEYERAGASFRADAAAVWHEAGMIVKVKEPIESEYRYLREGQLLYTYLHLAADRPLTDALLKAGTTAVAYETITDARGGLPCLIPMSEIAGRMAVQEGAKYLETPFGGRGILLSGVPGVQKAEVVIIGGGGVGTNACKIATGMGANVTIMDVSAARLAELDDQFSGRVQTLYSSRANILASIEKADLVIGAVLLPGRRTPKLVLREDLKRMKPGAVIVDVAVDQGGCIETTHPTTHQDPVFTVDGVVHYCVANMPGAVSRTSTIALTNTTLGHGLALATKGFAQAVRDDAGLANGVNCFKGRCTCPGAAEAFGLTCSNIMELI, from the coding sequence ATGATTATTGGATTGGTCAAAGAAATCAAGAACAACGAATTTCGCGTGGGCATGACGCCGGACTGCGTCAGGGCCTATGTGGAGGCCGGCCACTCGGTGGTGGCGGAGCGCGGCGCGGGCCTTGGCTCGGGCTATACGGATGAGGAATATGAGCGGGCGGGCGCTTCGTTCCGCGCGGACGCCGCCGCCGTTTGGCACGAAGCCGGCATGATCGTCAAGGTCAAGGAGCCGATCGAAAGCGAATACCGGTATTTAAGGGAAGGGCAGCTTCTTTATACATATCTGCATCTGGCCGCTGACCGGCCGCTGACCGACGCGCTGCTGAAGGCGGGCACAACGGCGGTCGCCTACGAGACCATCACGGATGCGCGCGGCGGCCTGCCGTGCCTGATTCCGATGAGCGAGATCGCGGGCCGCATGGCGGTGCAGGAAGGCGCGAAGTATCTGGAAACGCCGTTCGGCGGGCGGGGCATCCTGCTTTCCGGCGTGCCGGGCGTGCAAAAGGCGGAGGTCGTCATCATCGGCGGCGGCGGCGTTGGCACCAACGCCTGCAAGATCGCCACCGGCATGGGCGCGAACGTCACCATTATGGACGTCAGCGCGGCGCGTCTGGCCGAGCTGGACGATCAGTTCAGCGGCCGCGTGCAGACGCTGTACAGCAGCCGCGCCAATATCCTCGCTTCGATCGAGAAGGCCGATCTGGTGATCGGCGCGGTGCTGCTGCCGGGCCGCCGCACGCCCAAGCTGGTGCTGCGCGAGGATCTAAAGCGCATGAAGCCGGGCGCGGTCATCGTCGATGTTGCGGTCGATCAGGGCGGCTGTATCGAGACCACGCACCCCACCACCCATCAGGACCCCGTGTTCACGGTGGACGGCGTGGTGCATTACTGCGTGGCCAATATGCCGGGCGCGGTAAGCCGCACCTCGACCATCGCGCTGACGAACACCACGCTCGGACACGGTCTGGCGCTCGCCACCAAGGGCTTTGCGCAGGCGGTCCGCGACGACGCCGGGCTTGCAAACGGCGTTAACTGCTTTAAGGGCCGCTGCACCTGCCCCGGCGCCGCCGAAGCGTTCGGCCTGACGTGCAGCAATATCATGGAATTGATATAA
- the rsxA gene encoding electron transport complex subunit RsxA translates to MSFALPASMGITDLLSLAIAAILVNNYILVQFLGCCSFFGVSKKTDTAVGMGMAVIFVMALASAVSWAVQYFILEPLGLGYMQTIAFILVIATLVQFVEMFMKKSMPALYSALGIFLPLITTNCAVLGAAISNIDNGYSFIGSVVYGVCAGIGYTLAIVLFASIRERLDATAKCPKCFEGFPIALVSAALLAMSFMGFSGLQIWK, encoded by the coding sequence ATGTCTTTCGCATTACCCGCTTCCATGGGGATCACCGATCTCCTGTCCCTCGCTATCGCGGCGATTCTGGTAAACAACTACATTCTGGTCCAGTTCCTCGGCTGCTGCTCGTTCTTCGGCGTATCGAAGAAGACCGACACGGCTGTGGGCATGGGCATGGCGGTTATCTTCGTCATGGCGCTGGCCTCCGCGGTATCGTGGGCGGTTCAGTACTTCATTTTGGAGCCGCTGGGCCTTGGCTACATGCAGACGATCGCGTTCATCCTTGTTATCGCGACGCTGGTGCAGTTCGTTGAAATGTTCATGAAGAAGTCGATGCCCGCGCTTTATTCCGCGCTTGGTATTTTCCTGCCGCTGATCACCACCAACTGCGCCGTGCTTGGCGCCGCTATCTCCAATATCGATAACGGCTATTCCTTCATCGGTTCGGTGGTTTACGGTGTGTGCGCCGGTATCGGCTATACGCTGGCGATCGTGCTGTTCGCGTCCATCCGCGAGCGTCTGGATGCGACCGCAAAATGCCCCAAGTGCTTCGAGGGCTTCCCGATCGCGCTGGTTTCCGCTGCGCTGCTCGCTATGTCCTTCATGGGCTTCTCCGGCTTACAGATCTGGAAGTAA
- a CDS encoding RnfABCDGE type electron transport complex subunit B, translated as MQNVIAAVAVLFVMGVVFAILLGVAAKVFAVEVDERVPLVRECLPGANCGGCGYPGCDGLAAAIVEGTAPVNGCPVGGAAAAEKIAEVMGVTVSDAERQVAHVHCGGGCNALDKAKYEGLQDCTAAMRVAGGPKACAFGCMGLGSCVKACAFDAIHIVDGVAKVDTEKCVACGQCVSACPKKLIDLAPESKKTHVNCMSRDKGPEVTKVCSVGCIGCKMCEKTCKFDAIHVENNVAKIDYDKCKNCKMCAKVCPKGCIEPVPTAEEKAKFAAMQKAQAEKAKAAAAEKAAAAAPAAPEGK; from the coding sequence ATGCAAAATGTAATCGCGGCGGTCGCGGTGCTGTTTGTCATGGGTGTCGTTTTCGCCATCCTGCTCGGCGTCGCGGCAAAGGTGTTCGCGGTTGAAGTGGATGAGCGCGTGCCGCTCGTGCGCGAGTGTCTGCCCGGCGCCAACTGCGGCGGCTGCGGCTACCCCGGCTGCGACGGCCTTGCCGCCGCCATCGTCGAGGGCACCGCGCCGGTAAACGGCTGCCCGGTGGGCGGCGCCGCCGCCGCTGAAAAGATCGCCGAGGTCATGGGCGTCACGGTGTCGGACGCGGAGCGTCAGGTCGCGCATGTACATTGCGGCGGCGGCTGCAACGCGCTCGACAAGGCCAAGTACGAAGGCTTGCAGGACTGCACCGCCGCCATGCGCGTCGCGGGCGGCCCCAAGGCTTGCGCGTTCGGCTGCATGGGCCTTGGCTCCTGCGTCAAGGCCTGCGCGTTTGACGCGATCCACATCGTGGACGGCGTAGCCAAGGTCGATACGGAAAAGTGCGTGGCCTGCGGCCAGTGCGTTTCCGCCTGCCCGAAGAAGCTGATCGATCTTGCCCCTGAAAGCAAAAAGACCCATGTCAACTGCATGTCGCGCGACAAGGGCCCGGAGGTGACAAAGGTTTGCTCCGTCGGCTGTATCGGCTGCAAGATGTGTGAAAAGACCTGTAAGTTCGATGCGATCCACGTGGAAAACAACGTGGCTAAGATCGACTACGACAAGTGCAAGAATTGCAAGATGTGCGCCAAGGTTTGCCCCAAGGGCTGCATCGAGCCCGTACCGACCGCCGAGGAAAAGGCCAAGTTTGCCGCCATGCAGAAGGCGCAGGCTGAAAAGGCCAAGGCCGCCGCTGCTGAAAAGGCTGCCGCAGCCGCTCCCGCCGCGCCGGAAGGCAAGTAA
- the rsxE gene encoding electron transport complex subunit RsxE has protein sequence MKFSDQLKAGVILDNPVFMQTIGLCPALATTTSLNNAIGMGLAATVVLICSNVVISILRKIIPEKVRIACFITIIATFVTLIQMALNAYLPDLAASLGLFLPLIVVNCIILGRAEAFASKNKVMPSALDGVVMGLGFTFALVLMGFFRELLGAGTILSGYVNGIKGIAVPFFNSNPMVMMILPAGGFLMMGFIFAVIQKVMAGKGDK, from the coding sequence ATGAAATTTAGTGATCAACTGAAGGCCGGCGTCATCCTCGACAACCCGGTATTCATGCAGACCATCGGCCTTTGCCCCGCGCTCGCCACGACGACCTCGCTGAACAACGCGATCGGCATGGGTCTTGCGGCCACCGTCGTTCTGATCTGCTCCAACGTCGTTATTTCCATCCTTCGCAAGATTATTCCGGAAAAGGTTCGTATCGCGTGCTTCATCACCATTATCGCAACGTTCGTTACGCTGATTCAGATGGCGCTGAACGCTTACCTGCCGGATCTGGCCGCTTCTCTCGGCCTGTTCCTGCCGCTTATCGTTGTTAACTGCATCATCCTCGGCCGCGCCGAGGCGTTCGCGTCCAAGAACAAGGTGATGCCCTCCGCGCTGGACGGCGTGGTCATGGGCCTTGGCTTTACATTCGCGCTGGTCCTCATGGGCTTCTTCCGCGAGCTGCTGGGCGCAGGCACCATCCTGTCCGGCTACGTGAACGGCATCAAGGGTATCGCGGTACCGTTCTTCAATTCCAATCCCATGGTCATGATGATCCTGCCCGCGGGCGGCTTCCTCATGATGGGCTTCATCTTCGCTGTGATCCAGAAGGTCATGGCTGGAAAGGGGGACAAGTAA
- a CDS encoding HPr family phosphocarrier protein, with protein sequence MTTLRYTVTDPLGLHARPAGMLVKKAKELDCKVMLAKGEKTADAAKMFAVMGLSVKGGDEIVFTLEGDNEAEAAQTLEAFLKENL encoded by the coding sequence ATGACAACGCTACGCTATACCGTGACCGATCCGCTGGGGCTGCACGCGCGCCCGGCGGGCATGCTGGTCAAAAAGGCCAAGGAGCTTGATTGCAAGGTGATGCTTGCCAAGGGTGAAAAAACAGCGGACGCGGCTAAAATGTTCGCCGTTATGGGGCTTTCCGTCAAGGGCGGCGATGAGATCGTCTTTACGCTGGAGGGCGATAACGAAGCAGAGGCCGCGCAAACGCTGGAAGCGTTTTTGAAGGAAAACCTATAA